The Halanaerobiales bacterium region AGCTGAAATAATTGAAAAAGAAGTTCCAGGTATACCTGAAAAAATGAGAATGGATACAGTGAAAATCACTCCAATGGCTGCTCTTTCCAGAGCAAAAGCTGGAATTAGAGGAAAAACATTAATTGTTAATTTACCTGGCAGCCCAAAAGCTGTAAGAGAATGTCTGGAATCAATTATAGATATATTACCTCATGGAGTAGATATATTACGTGGGAATGTTACTGAACATAATCATAAAGATGAATAATTAGTGATATAAAAGAGGATCCCCTAATATTAAAGGGATCCTTGTGTTTGTTTTATTTTTCTTCGAATTTTTGACTTAAGTCTATATCTCTTTTTTTGTGATCAGTAAAGCGTTCTGTTAGTTCTTCTAAACGATCATTCAATTTTTTACTTAAGTATAATAATAATTTAACACTTGAACGGTGATGAGTATTAAAAAAATCTAATAATTTATTTCGTTCTATTTCAATTACTTCTGTTGCTTCTTCACTAATTATTTCTACTAAATATTTATCACTTTTACTGGAAAATAGTGAAGTTTCTCCAAAATGTTCACCTTCATTTAAATAACCAATAAAAATTTCCTCATTACTATCATCTTCCCCTTTTATTATTTTTACTTTTCCGGTAATAATAATATAGATAAACAAGTCTTTATCACCTATATTAATTATTGTTTCATCTTCTTCATAATGTTTGAAACTTGAAATTTTGAGTAATTCTTTTATTTCTTGTTTTGCAAGTGTTGAAAAGAATGGAAAGTTAGAAATTTTATCAATATTTTCTTTATTAAAGACCATGCCATTAGGGAAATGAAAACTTTCTTTTTTTACTGATTCTTTTTTAATTAATGCTCCCTTTTCAATTATTTTTTCTAATTTGAGATTGTTTTCTACTGCAAAAGAAAGTAAATTTTCCCATTTGTTTTGTAATTTAAGATAATCATCAAAAACATTAGTTTTAGGTATTGCTTCATGTTTACTTAAATATATATTTTTAATAGTAGATTCACTGGCTTTTCTTTCTCCCTGACTCAAATAATCAAGGGCTAAAATTATATTAGTTTTAAAGACTTCATCATCAAGACTGTCTCTTAAAAACTCTCCAGGATAGGGATCAAAATCCTCTGGTTCTATTTTTAACATATTAGGTTGTTCATATTGACCTCTTAATTTTTCTCTTTCATAATAGAATCTAAATATATCCTGTCGTAAACGCTGCCAAATGGGATGATGTTTTTCTGGAGGTATATGTTTAATGTTTAATTTGTTATCCAGAAAAAAATTAAAATTAAACATTCTTGAATTTATAACATAATCTATATCTTCTCCACGAGGAAGATTAGGGTCGAAAGGAACTACTTTTAATAGTGATCTATGGATAACCATACAGCCTCCAAAAGCAAAAGGAGTTGATTTTAATCGAGGTTTTTTATTGATTACTTTATCAAAAGCTTTTGCTTTACTGCCAAAACGATCCCAAAAGGTCATCCAGGGTTCCATTTCAACATCATCATAATATTCATCCTGAGAATTTAAATAATAACCAGCAATTCCATCAATACTCTGTCCATAAAATCTTCCTCCAATAAATTCTATCGCTTTATTCATAAAATCAGGATCTTCAAATATTTCATCATCATCAATTAAAACTACTACTTCTGCTCCCATAATATAGGCTGGATAAAGGCACATGTTACGAACATTAGAATATCCACTTAACTTTAAAAGTTCCGTTTCTGCTAACATATTGTGATTATTATAAAAGTTTTTGATTTCATTAAGCTGTTTATCAGCAAATAAATAAGTTTTAACTGCAGGATTTACTTTTTTTACAATCTTTTTTACTTTTTTGTAAGCATCTTCTCTGATTTCAGGAGTAGTAGTTACAATAGGTATTATTAAATCAAAATTTTTGTTACTCAATATTTCAATACTTTTTAAAGTTCGGGCAAGGGTACCTTTCTGGTCAAGTGGAGTTGGATGGTCATAAATATCATCTCCAACCTGCCACCCAGTGCTAGAATTCCTTCCCCAATAGGTAGGTATTACCATAAAAGTTTTCATCTAATTCCCCTCCTTTACAGTTTCTAGATATAATTTTTCAAGTTGATCTGCAACTTTATTCCAGGAGAAGTTATTATGGGCATATTGTTTGGCAATTTCCCCCTTTGTTTTTTTATCATTTTCTTTTAGAGAAGATATAATTGATTTGGCTAAAGCTTTATAATTATCTTCAGGAAAAAATCTTCCAACTTCATTATTTATAAAATCAGTTAACCCACCTGTTTTTGAGGCAATTACTGGAGTTCCACAGGCCATAGCTTCTAAAGCCACTAAGCCAAAAGGTTCATCTCTTGAAGGAACTACTGCTACCTTGGCAATACTATTAATTTTAGCTATGTTTTCTTGAGGCTGGTTTCCAAGGAAATAGAAATTTTTTAAATTTAATTTTTTGGCTCTATATTTCAATTCTTCTCTCAATTCACCATCTCCACTAATTAATGTGACCACATTATTAAACTCTTTTTCATAAATTTTTCCTGCTTCGAGTAATAGATCTACTCCTTTAAAATGTGTTAATTTTCCAACAAAGCTTACTATTTTATCACTAGCTAAGGTATTTTTATTTTCAAGCAATTCTTTACTGAGTTCATCTAGATCAACTTCACGCGGGGAAAATAAATTTTCATCAAAACCATTCCAGATTAATTGAATTTTATCCTCATTTATATTGTAATGTTCTTTTATTTGTTCTTTTACTTTTTTTGAGACTGCAACTATTTTATAAGCATTTTGGGCCCCTCTTAAGGCTGCATGATGATATCTTCTATCTTTTATAAATCCTTTTATATCTGTGCCATGAGAGGTTACAAGATAGGGAATATCTAAATGACTAACTGCGTAAGGTGCAATCCAGAGATGTTGACAATGAATTAAATCTGGATTAAAAAATTCAATTTCATCTTCGATAGTACTTTTGAAAATATTAAAATACTCATTCATTTCTTCCCTAGAAAAATCATAAAATGTTTTATTACTTTTAGGATGAGTAGTAAAACAGGGGAATTGTGGATAAAAAATTGTAGTTACAGGAAAAGGATATTGATCATTTACTTTTTTATTATCTACTATTATTACTTTCACTTCAAAACCCTTGTTCATCATTTTAATAGCAATATTTTTGGTATAAATTCCACTTCCTGATCCTTCCAAAGGAAAATGATTAATTAAAAGTAGTTTCATTTAAGGCACACTCCTTTTTTAATTTTCTTTTCACTTCATTCCAGGCAGCAATAGTTTTATAATACTCTTCTATCATTGTATCTAGCTGATTATAAGAACTTAGAAAAATATCACCTAAATCTAAAAATCTTTTTTCATTGAGATGAAAAGCTAATTCTCTACTTCCAATTAACAAATTTTTATATTCTCTTTTTAATTTTTTATTCCATTCTTTTTGAGTCTGCTGCCCGGTTTTAGTATATAACCAATTCAAGAAATGATTTCTACCCAACCAACCTGTGGAAGCATAATATATTCTATCTTTAACATTTTTATCATCTAAAGAAGGTTTTTTAGGAAAATTTTCATAAGTGTTGTGAAATATTTTCAAATCAATGTCTATTATTCTGAATCTACTTTTATTAATAGTTTTTGTAAATAAAGTATCTTCTCCTCTTCCTAAAAAAAGTTTATTTTTGAAAATATAAGTGGTAGAATAAAAGGGAGGAAGGATGTTGAAATATTTAAGATTGATAGCTAAATTACCACCAAGAATTTTATTTGTATTTTTTATTTTTCTTTTGTGGGAAGCATATTTAAGGCCATGAATGGAATTTTTAAGGAAATTATAACAGTTTTCTTTTTCTAAACCTATTAAAAATTTTTTAAGAAAATTCAATTTAAGAGGAGGTAGTATATAATATCCCGAATAATCGCTACTGGTGATTATAGTTTTAGGTAATTTTAAATATTTTAGATGTTCTTGAAAAAAATCAATTTTTTCAAAGTAGGTGTGATATGAATTTTTTTTAAGAAGATAAGGGTAAACGTCTGTATCTATAAAGAAAAGGTAATCAATAGGAGAGCTATAAGTGAGAGCTGTTAGTAAAGCTATGTTTCTATATTGTCCATAAGGGAGAAGTTTATATTTAGCAAAAAAGGGAGATGAAGTTAGATTTTTTATATTTTTAGATGAGATACCTAATTTTTTAAGTTTTTCCTGTAAAGGAGGATCATTATTTGCTTTTACTATTTTTAGTTTAGTATTAAATTCATTTAAAATATTTTTTAATTTAATATAAGTATTATCTTCTATTCCATGTGAATAAACAATAATAAGGACTTTAATCTTAATATTGTGATTATAAGCATTTTCAATGAAATCTTTATAAGGAGAGATTGAATCTAAATATTTGGTAATAACCGCCAGGGCTATGTTTTTTGAACTCATAAAATCATCTTCTCTCTTTGTTAAAAATATATTAAGTTGTCAATATAATAATTATATCATGATTGCAAATTAAAACCAAGTTCAGAAATTTTTGATTTAATATAAAAAATTAGATATTATTAATGTAGAAAGAATTAAAAAGAGAAGAGGGGTAGGGATGTTTGAAAATATAAGAAAATATATAGTAAGATTTTTTTGGGACCAACCAAATAGATATAAAAAAACATTTAAGAATAAGAAAAATATCACAAACTTAAGAAGAATGAAATTTTTCTTGGTTTTTTTTACTTTTATGATGTTTGTAAATTTGTCTTTACAGTCTATTAAGGATTTTTTGACTTATAGTTTTTATTTTCAAGTAATAATATTTGTTATATCGCTTTTTTTGATCTATTTTTATTTCAAAAAAATTCCAGAAGAAATAGATGTAGTAGAATCAAATCAAAAAAATTTATTTTATATAACTTTAGTTTTTATTTTAAGTTGGCCTGCAATTAGAGCTGGATATTTTAATTTTGATGATATTTCTATATTTCTATACATTATTACCATATTTTTTATTTCAGCTATTTTTTATATAAAATGGAAATTATATTTACCAATTATATCTTTAATTACATCACTAATTTTACTTTTAAATTATATTTTTGGATTAATGTACATAGAATTTTTTTCTAGATTTCTTTTATTATTAAATAGTTGTGTTTTTGGTTTTATTATTTCTCGAGTTTCATATATTACTTTTATGGAGAATTTATTAAAATTAAAAGATACTGAGAATGAATATAAGAGTATTATAGAAAAAAATAATAGATTAAAAGATGTTTTGAGTAATAAAAAAGAGATAAATAATGATCTTAATGATGAATTAAGGGAAGTAAAAGAAAAATTATCATTTGCTTTAGAAAAAGCAGAAACAGGATTGTGGGAATGGAATATTGAAGATGATAGAATAATATATAATAAAGAGTGGGCTAAAATTCTTGATTATCATGTAAATAAATTAGATGGAAGAATTGAAACCTGGAGAGATTTAATACATATTGAAGATAAAAATAAATTTGATGAAATGGTAAATAAAATAAAAGCAGCTAAGGAAAAAGAATTTGAATTTGAACACAGATTGAAAACTGGAGATGGAAATTGGAAATGGATGTTGGCCTATGGTAAAGTATTTAAAGAAAATGAAGATGGAAAACCGCTTAAAGTGGTAGGTATTCACAAGAATATTAATCTAATTAAAAAGTTGGAAAAAACGATAGAAAATGATGAAGAAAAATTGGAAAAAATTCTTAATAGACTCCCTTTTGCA contains the following coding sequences:
- a CDS encoding molybdopterin-binding protein, with product AEIIEKEVPGIPEKMRMDTVKITPMAALSRAKAGIRGKTLIVNLPGSPKAVRECLESIIDILPHGVDILRGNVTEHNHKDE
- a CDS encoding cyclic nucleotide-binding domain-containing protein gives rise to the protein MKTFMVIPTYWGRNSSTGWQVGDDIYDHPTPLDQKGTLARTLKSIEILSNKNFDLIIPIVTTTPEIREDAYKKVKKIVKKVNPAVKTYLFADKQLNEIKNFYNNHNMLAETELLKLSGYSNVRNMCLYPAYIMGAEVVVLIDDDEIFEDPDFMNKAIEFIGGRFYGQSIDGIAGYYLNSQDEYYDDVEMEPWMTFWDRFGSKAKAFDKVINKKPRLKSTPFAFGGCMVIHRSLLKVVPFDPNLPRGEDIDYVINSRMFNFNFFLDNKLNIKHIPPEKHHPIWQRLRQDIFRFYYEREKLRGQYEQPNMLKIEPEDFDPYPGEFLRDSLDDEVFKTNIILALDYLSQGERKASESTIKNIYLSKHEAIPKTNVFDDYLKLQNKWENLLSFAVENNLKLEKIIEKGALIKKESVKKESFHFPNGMVFNKENIDKISNFPFFSTLAKQEIKELLKISSFKHYEEDETIINIGDKDLFIYIIITGKVKIIKGEDDSNEEIFIGYLNEGEHFGETSLFSSKSDKYLVEIISEEATEVIEIERNKLLDFFNTHHRSSVKLLLYLSKKLNDRLEELTERFTDHKKRDIDLSQKFEEK
- a CDS encoding glycosyltransferase family 4 protein; protein product: MKLLLINHFPLEGSGSGIYTKNIAIKMMNKGFEVKVIIVDNKKVNDQYPFPVTTIFYPQFPCFTTHPKSNKTFYDFSREEMNEYFNIFKSTIEDEIEFFNPDLIHCQHLWIAPYAVSHLDIPYLVTSHGTDIKGFIKDRRYHHAALRGAQNAYKIVAVSKKVKEQIKEHYNINEDKIQLIWNGFDENLFSPREVDLDELSKELLENKNTLASDKIVSFVGKLTHFKGVDLLLEAGKIYEKEFNNVVTLISGDGELREELKYRAKKLNLKNFYFLGNQPQENIAKINSIAKVAVVPSRDEPFGLVALEAMACGTPVIASKTGGLTDFINNEVGRFFPEDNYKALAKSIISSLKENDKKTKGEIAKQYAHNNFSWNKVADQLEKLYLETVKEGN
- a CDS encoding PAS domain-containing protein, which translates into the protein MFENIRKYIVRFFWDQPNRYKKTFKNKKNITNLRRMKFFLVFFTFMMFVNLSLQSIKDFLTYSFYFQVIIFVISLFLIYFYFKKIPEEIDVVESNQKNLFYITLVFILSWPAIRAGYFNFDDISIFLYIITIFFISAIFYIKWKLYLPIISLITSLILLLNYIFGLMYIEFFSRFLLLLNSCVFGFIISRVSYITFMENLLKLKDTENEYKSIIEKNNRLKDVLSNKKEINNDLNDELREVKEKLSFALEKAETGLWEWNIEDDRIIYNKEWAKILDYHVNKLDGRIETWRDLIHIEDKNKFDEMVNKIKAAKEKEFEFEHRLKTGDGNWKWMLAYGKVFKENEDGKPLKVVGIHKNINLIKKLEKTIENDEEKLEKILNRLPFAIMIYKNGGWQFVNKSAENLLAYSSEELMGSSNWSFIDSDYLKWFKKEKNNKRKSFHDLKVIDKKGNEKLVDFYAGKIVVGGEKSIILVAKAK